The proteins below come from a single Halictus rubicundus isolate RS-2024b chromosome 13, iyHalRubi1_principal, whole genome shotgun sequence genomic window:
- the Pex11c gene encoding peroxisomal biogenesis factor 11c, with protein MDMQLLAEYLETYPGRDKFLRTLSYMAKLATLGTASKETEAKFKTLSSQLSGCRVTLRLLDDIPTIYYAMTYGWGKKEPDWLLRLAELLQIGVDILFGPVEHISWAAEHKLINNIDIDKWDNASTWFWIISLHLSLIKSVRKLKKLNDRKIHHVIDKQRNNELLTSFRLILDISYAVNYLPAGVLWGGRFKTWQVGALGTMSSLIGLYQALSKLANRQKYS; from the exons ATGGATATGCAATTGCTAGCAGAATATTTAGAAACTTACCCTGGCAGGGACAAATTCTTGAGGACACTTTCTTACATGGCTAAGTTGGCCACGTTAGGTACAGCTTCGAAGGAAACTGAGGCAAAGTTTAAAACGCTTAGCAGTCAATTAAGTGGTTGCAGAGTAACGTTAAGATTACTCGATGATATACCAACAATTTATTATGCTATGACCTACGGCTGGGGAAAGAAG GAGCCAGATTGGTTGTTGAGATTGGCAGAGTTGTTGCAAATCGGAGTGGACATACTATTTGGCCCGGTGGAGCACATTTCTTGGGCAGCCGAGCACAAACTAATTAATAATATCGATATTGACAAATGGGATAATGCTTCCACATGGTTTTGGATCATTTCTCTACATTTGTCATTGATAAA ATCCGTAAGAAAATTGAAGAAGCTGAACGACCGAAAAATACACCATGTCATCGACAAGCAAAGAAACAACGAATTATTAACCAGCTTTCGACTGATACTAGATATCAGTTACGCAGTGAATTATCTGCCAGCTGGCGTACTTTGGGGAGGACGGTTCAAAACTTGGCAAGTCGGAGCACTTGGAACTATGTCATCTTTAATTGGCCTTTATCAAGCTCTAAGCAAACTGGCAAACAGGCAAAAGTATTCGTAA